One window from the genome of Streptomyces sp. NBC_00287 encodes:
- a CDS encoding helix-turn-helix domain-containing protein, translating into MNSGETNSALPKSYSAAEVAEALDCSEWWVKEQARRRRIPFLRSGSGYRFTRSHVEEIFQILEERPNPVNMPGISATSTRRRTFVPFDVPAVQLKARRPRRARNAI; encoded by the coding sequence ATGAACTCGGGTGAGACGAACTCCGCCCTTCCCAAGTCCTACTCGGCCGCGGAGGTAGCCGAGGCGCTCGACTGCTCGGAGTGGTGGGTGAAGGAGCAGGCACGGCGCCGCCGTATCCCATTTCTCCGGAGCGGGAGTGGCTACCGCTTTACACGGAGCCACGTAGAGGAGATCTTCCAGATCCTTGAGGAACGCCCCAACCCGGTGAATATGCCGGGAATCAGCGCCACTTCGACCCGTCGGCGTACGTTCGTCCCCTTCGACGTACCCGCGGTACAGCTCAAGGCGCGGCGTCCGCGGCGCGCTCGGAATGCCATCTGA
- a CDS encoding LacI family DNA-binding transcriptional regulator has translation MGFVENRDTYWRGRYKISKGKYGTVSDENGNAIRFRTKREAKKAADAEEAKVRAGTWKDPAAGQITFGEYASRWYAAQDLAASTMQNYRHHLEEHLLPEFEDRPLASIQRADVEGWEKKEKALYAASSVKTWRGTLHLVLEDAVDEELISSNPATKRRGRGKRAGRSRDRGPEKVVTDPLGILLCAERASLLSGRDDEFVALVTKGYTGMRWGEIVGLETEFIRPSGVRVEWQLHELDSGEFERCPPKDDSYRTIDAPTWLTRLWTAHIARTQPKPCTCHGKTYMFRGQGVSRTGETGAKVVDVARRAGVSTGTVSNVLNRPDVVAAATQARVREAIEALGFTRGGGAVDQAEHWRRNGFATWLFTPAASGWYPKKAPQEARPVPVLAHPWPGVPARGRGAQARAEACWVPTAKGLTPHGLRHTHKTRMEGFRTPPKLMDERMGHIDGSVQARYSHITREMREELLRHLTVEWEASLDARLAMCPASPVALLSDLLQERLKASR, from the coding sequence ATGGGGTTCGTCGAGAACCGCGACACGTACTGGCGTGGCCGCTACAAGATCTCGAAGGGCAAGTACGGCACAGTCTCGGACGAGAACGGCAACGCCATCCGTTTCCGCACCAAGCGTGAAGCCAAGAAGGCTGCTGACGCCGAAGAGGCCAAGGTGCGAGCCGGTACATGGAAGGATCCGGCGGCCGGACAGATCACCTTCGGCGAGTACGCCTCACGGTGGTATGCGGCGCAAGATCTAGCGGCATCCACGATGCAGAACTATCGCCACCACCTCGAAGAACACCTACTCCCGGAGTTCGAGGACCGTCCACTTGCGTCCATCCAACGCGCGGACGTCGAGGGGTGGGAGAAGAAAGAGAAGGCGCTGTACGCCGCTTCGAGCGTGAAGACCTGGCGCGGCACGCTTCACCTCGTTCTGGAAGACGCGGTGGACGAGGAACTTATCAGTTCCAACCCCGCCACGAAGCGTCGTGGCAGGGGTAAGCGCGCCGGACGCTCGCGTGACCGCGGGCCGGAGAAAGTCGTCACGGATCCGCTCGGCATCCTGCTGTGTGCCGAGCGGGCCTCGCTCCTCTCCGGGCGCGATGACGAGTTCGTAGCCCTGGTTACCAAGGGCTACACGGGCATGCGGTGGGGTGAAATCGTGGGCCTGGAGACGGAGTTCATCCGCCCCTCAGGCGTGCGCGTGGAATGGCAGCTTCACGAACTCGACTCCGGAGAGTTCGAGCGCTGCCCTCCCAAGGACGACAGCTATCGCACCATCGATGCTCCCACGTGGCTCACTCGACTGTGGACAGCGCATATAGCCCGTACGCAGCCGAAGCCCTGCACCTGCCATGGCAAGACGTACATGTTCCGAGGGCAGGGCGTGTCCCGCACCGGGGAGACCGGCGCGAAGGTGGTGGACGTGGCCAGACGCGCCGGTGTCTCCACCGGCACCGTGTCCAACGTCCTCAACCGACCGGACGTCGTAGCCGCAGCCACCCAAGCGCGGGTGCGGGAGGCCATTGAAGCTCTGGGGTTCACCCGCGGCGGGGGTGCCGTCGACCAGGCGGAGCACTGGCGCCGGAATGGGTTCGCCACGTGGCTCTTCACGCCGGCCGCTTCCGGCTGGTACCCGAAGAAGGCACCACAGGAAGCGCGGCCCGTGCCGGTGCTGGCTCATCCCTGGCCCGGTGTGCCGGCCCGGGGGAGGGGGGCTCAAGCACGGGCGGAGGCCTGCTGGGTGCCGACCGCGAAAGGGCTCACACCCCACGGGTTGCGGCACACACACAAGACGCGCATGGAAGGGTTCCGTACCCCACCGAAGCTCATGGATGAGCGAATGGGACACATCGACGGATCCGTGCAAGCGCGCTACTCCCACATCACCCGAGAGATGCGCGAGGAGCTGCTGAGGCACCTCACCGTCGAGTGGGAGGCGTCGCTTGATGCCCGGTTGGCCATGTGCCCTGCGTCACCGGTCGCCCTACTCAGTGACCTCTTACAGGAGCGTCTGAAAGCGTCACGGTAG
- a CDS encoding Pr6Pr family membrane protein yields the protein MTAPIPRDIPDLPAVPGMPALLPSSVPATAVVAPVRRRLAAAFRLLVALAAAGAVTIDLVLSSPLRLLSYFTIQSNILLALVMLLAARRAWTARRPLPSGLTGATLLYVATTGLVYHLLLANASSPFSMTGETAPPTGWHAVTNLVLHTITPIAAALDWLLLTAPGSLHIRQAAAWLLYPVAYLAFSLARAELLPAGTPARYLYPFLDVDLHGYKGVLGNALLLGLAIYALAVLLVALDHTRPNPVRHRAHHRAKTGFRLQPPVG from the coding sequence ATGACCGCCCCCATACCCAGGGACATCCCGGATCTGCCCGCCGTGCCGGGCATGCCCGCGCTGCTGCCCTCGTCCGTCCCCGCCACGGCCGTGGTGGCGCCCGTACGCCGCCGCCTGGCCGCCGCGTTCCGCCTGCTGGTCGCCCTGGCGGCGGCCGGGGCGGTGACGATCGACCTCGTCCTCAGCAGCCCCCTGCGATTGCTCAGCTACTTCACGATCCAGAGCAACATCCTGCTGGCGCTGGTCATGCTCCTGGCGGCACGCCGAGCATGGACGGCCCGCCGCCCCCTCCCCTCGGGTCTGACCGGCGCGACCCTGCTCTACGTGGCGACGACCGGCTTGGTGTACCACCTGCTCCTGGCGAACGCGTCGAGCCCGTTCTCGATGACGGGAGAGACGGCACCGCCGACGGGCTGGCACGCGGTCACGAATCTCGTCCTGCACACGATCACCCCGATCGCGGCGGCCCTGGACTGGCTGCTGCTGACGGCACCCGGCAGCCTGCACATACGCCAGGCGGCGGCGTGGCTGCTGTACCCCGTGGCCTACCTGGCGTTCTCCCTGGCACGAGCCGAACTCCTGCCGGCCGGCACCCCGGCCCGCTACCTCTACCCCTTCCTGGACGTAGACCTGCACGGCTACAAGGGCGTCCTGGGCAACGCCCTGCTGTTGGGCCTCGCCATCTACGCCCTGGCCGTCCTCCTGGTCGCCCTGGACCACACCCGCCCCAACCCGGTCCGCCACCGGGCCCACCACCGCGCGAAAACCGGATTTCGTCTCCAGCCACCGGTGGGCTAA
- a CDS encoding metallophosphoesterase, producing MRARYGVPLGIAAAGAAGVLYSAGFEARSFRLRRVTVPVLPAGMRPLRVLQVSDIHMVSGQRKKQRWLRSLAGLRPDFVINTGDNLSDTEGVPEVLDALGPLMEFPGAYVFGSNDYYGPKLRNPARYLLEKAQGRHGLNGNAPAVGAIHNPWENLRDGFDTAGWLNLTNTRGILKVDGVSVELTGLDDPHIRRDRYAEVAGGPSGTADFSMGVVHAPYLRVLDDFTADDYPLILAGHTHGGQLCIPFYGALVTNCDLDTERVKGLSTHTAGGRTAYLHVSAGCGANRYTPFRFACPPEVTLLTLVEAPR from the coding sequence ATGCGCGCGCGATACGGAGTACCTCTGGGGATCGCGGCGGCTGGTGCCGCCGGTGTGTTGTATTCGGCGGGATTCGAGGCCCGCTCCTTCCGGCTGCGCCGGGTGACGGTCCCGGTGCTGCCGGCCGGGATGCGTCCGCTGCGCGTGCTCCAGGTCTCCGACATCCACATGGTGAGCGGGCAGCGCAAGAAACAGCGCTGGCTGCGCTCGCTGGCGGGCCTGCGCCCCGACTTCGTGATCAACACGGGCGACAACCTCTCGGACACCGAGGGCGTGCCCGAGGTCCTGGACGCGCTGGGCCCGCTGATGGAGTTCCCGGGGGCGTACGTCTTCGGTTCGAACGACTACTACGGCCCCAAGCTGCGCAACCCCGCCCGCTATCTGCTGGAGAAGGCCCAGGGCCGGCACGGTCTGAACGGCAACGCGCCGGCCGTCGGCGCGATCCACAACCCGTGGGAGAACCTGCGGGACGGCTTCGACACGGCGGGCTGGCTGAATCTGACCAACACGCGCGGCATTCTGAAGGTCGACGGCGTGTCGGTGGAGCTGACGGGCCTGGACGACCCGCACATCAGGCGGGACCGGTACGCCGAGGTCGCGGGCGGTCCGTCGGGTACGGCGGACTTCTCGATGGGCGTGGTGCACGCGCCGTATCTCCGCGTCCTGGACGACTTCACGGCGGACGACTACCCCCTGATCCTGGCCGGCCACACGCACGGCGGCCAGCTGTGCATCCCCTTCTACGGCGCGCTGGTCACCAACTGCGACCTGGACACGGAGCGGGTGAAGGGGCTGTCGACGCATACGGCGGGCGGGCGTACGGCGTATCTGCATGTGTCGGCGGGGTGCGGGGCGAACCGGTACACGCCGTTTCGGTTTGCGTGTCCGCCGGAGGTTACGTTGCTGACGTTGGTGGAGGCGCCACGGTGA